DNA from Salvelinus namaycush isolate Seneca chromosome 6, SaNama_1.0, whole genome shotgun sequence:
GTAACAGTCTCTCTTCATAATGAGGTAGACCTACAGGCTAGGGTGTAACATGATACAACCCCAGGTCTACACGTGAGAACCACAGCTTCCTTTATATATTGTGGATAGGGGAGTCATGTTTTAAGAGGTCTGAGTCTCCCTCCTCATAGTGTGGTAGGACTGGCCTAGCCCACAAGACAGGAAGTGGTGACATCATCATTATTTACAGTGTGAGGGTCAGGAGGATATAGCATCCCACAGAATCACACGTGGAGGagggtagacacacacacacacacaaacagagagaggtagagacacagagagatagcggtagagacacagagagatagcggtagagacacagagagatagcggtagagacacagagagatggcggtagagaaacagagagagagacacagagagagagacacagagagagagacacagagagagagacacagagagagagacacagagagagagaggtagagacacagagagatagcggaagagacacagagagagagaggtagagacacagagagagagaggtagagacacagaggtagagacacagagagagagaggtagagacacagagagatagcggaagagacacagagagaggtagagacacagagagagagagaggtagagacacagagagaggtagagacacagagagaggtagagacacagagagaggtagagacacagagagatagaggtagagacacagagagagagatgtagagacacagagagagagaggtagagacacagagagagagagaggtagagacacagagagagagaggtaaagacacacagagaggtagagacacacagagatagaggcagaggtagagacacagagagagagagaggtagagacacagagagagagaggtagagacacagagagagagagcggtagagacacagagagagagacacagagagaggtagagacacagaggtagagagacagcgagaggtaGATGTGAGAATTGAGCTGTAGTTACAGCAAGCAGCAGGCCTACCATCTACTGGATCAGAGCTGTGTGTTGCCATGGTGCATCAGCCTCAAATGATAGCCTGTACTCTCCTCCTACAACATGACACACACGACTCAGCTGAAGGCCATTTGGATCCAGCATTACAGAGGTGGTGGTGACGTCTCTCTATCTGACCACGCTCTCTCTGAGAGAGATGCATAAGAACGTGAATAATATGATTCTTCTGGAGCCTAATTGTCTAGCCAGGGGCTTGTGAAGATGCACAACTAACCACGGTCAACCAAGACAGACTATTTCATAATTTCCCCAATATGAGCGACattcatagtggcttgatggttGGTTAGGTAAACACATAGACTACACACAGATAGACTCCCATAATGTAACAGTAGACTTACTGTCTTATTGTAAACAATTCTGTACTGTATTATACGTTTCCTCTCTCTTACCTTTGCGAATGAGGTCTTCTACGTCCTGGTCGAAGTCCAGTCGGTGGCATTTGCTCCACAGTCCCATGTTGGTAGAGTTGTACTGCCTGCTACATTCGTCCGCGGCGGACATAGCGAACAGCTGCCTTCTGTTCCGGGCTAGGAGCAGCTTGTCCTCCCAGCGGTCCAGTCTGGAGCGGCTAGCCCGCAGAGGGAGGCTGTTGTTGGGGATGTAGATAAAGCCTGGGTTCTTGCGGCTGGAGAAGCTCCGACAGCGCTCCCGATACCTCCGCGCGTCAGTCTCGTACCAGTGGTCGGAACAGATTGCCACTGCTAGCATTCCTAGGGcgcacagagagagggacaggccGGCGTAGAGCAGTAACTTCCCAGCAGCCATGCTCGGTTTCTCTGCTTTTCTCAGAGCCGCCGCATCAGCACCACCAGCCTATGGACagctcctctgctctcctcgctcTGTCGGTCTGTCGCTTTGTCAGTCAGCACAGCGCTGCTA
Protein-coding regions in this window:
- the tmem178b gene encoding transmembrane protein 178B — translated: MAAGKLLLYAGLSLSLCALGMLAVAICSDHWYETDARRYRERCRSFSSRKNPGFIYIPNNSLPLRASRSRLDRWEDKLLLARNRRQLFAMSAADECSRQYNSTNMGLWSKCHRLDFDQDVEDLIRKGC